From Triticum urartu cultivar G1812 chromosome 2, Tu2.1, whole genome shotgun sequence, a single genomic window includes:
- the LOC125535781 gene encoding uncharacterized protein LOC125535781, whose translation MKRKPVVICCSVLLALILVLAIVFVALYFTVFRPRPPHVVATVVSTTFTQFDVASAPPKVNMSLGVDVTVKNPNYAAFRYGDVVTELTYYGSPVGQSVVLAGEVGARTTQTVGGTVVLQADKVMFTPQFIQELATKLFDLPDFMLPFQTRTTVAGKAVVLGTLKMRASSTVTCSITTYPLKQETISDCTSTVNVG comes from the coding sequence ATGAAGAGGAAGCCCGTGGTGATCTGCTGCAGCGTGCTGCTCGCCCTCATCCTCGTCCTCGCCATCGTCTTCGTCGCGCTCTACTTCACCGTGTTCCGGCCGCGCCCGCCGCACGTGGTGGCGACGGTGGTGAGCACGACGTTTACTCAATTCGACGTGGCCTCCGCCCCGCCCAAGGTCAACATGAGCTTGGGCGTGGACGTGACCGTGAAGAACCCCAACTACGCGGCGTTCCGTTACGGCGACGTGGTGACGGAGCTGACGTACTACGGCTCGCCTGTGGGGCAGTCGGTGGTGCTCGCGGGGGAGGTCGGCGCGCGAACGACGCAGACCGTCGGCGGGACGGTGGTGTTGCAGGCGGACAAGGTGATGTTCACGCCCCAATTCATCCAGGAACTGGCTACCAAGCTGTTCGACCTGCCGGATTTCATGCTGCCGTTCCAGACGAGGACGACGGTGGCCGGGAAGGCCGTGGTGCTGGGGACGCTCAAAATGAGGGCCAGCTCGACGGTGACTTGCAGCATCACCACCTACCCTCTCAAGCAGGAGACCATCTCCGACTGCACGTCCACGGTTAATGTCGGTTAA